From Chthonomonas sp., the proteins below share one genomic window:
- a CDS encoding DUF3883 domain-containing protein — protein MEESDLGVPATNIDYEALSKENLIRYGTDIKDTLEHIVGLYCERTHLVFELLQNAEDALRKRNGDGSRSVRFELSRAGLKVSHFGKPFDEPDVRGICGINRSTKKEELTAIGRFGIGFKSVYAITDQPEIRSLGQDFVIRDYVQPHRLEPQPQPQGETSFWFPFKGDQASAFGEIGEGLQKLDAKTLLFLGHVEEVDWRIEGGASGTYCRESVELQDGLRRVTLIGTTSSGEELSEEQWYVFSRPVESDGIEVGAVEIAYSVDLTASTDDLKLKTVSDSRLAAFFPTGVQTNLGVVLQAPFRTTPARDNVPPKDAWNQRLVQETASLLVESLGVLRDLNLLSVDVLCGMPIDEDDFQPGSMFRPLYDALASALQTQELLPKNGGGWMPSSQAALARGQELCELLDSAQLTSLFESKENLDWLSDAITLDRTPVLRSYLMQEHKIREIQPQTFVSRVSKEFLEDQSDEWICKLYEFLSGQSYLWKTPGNLNKPWVRLTDGTHVVAFTGEQPNAYLPSKSSSGFQTVSPAVCSSEDALSFLSSNLKLSEPDPVDDVIKNILPLYEEGMEHDNLGLYREHLEAIIAAYGNQNTRERFTSALKTKHWVASIDNEGNKNWLTPFQCYLPTDRLRQLFEGVPDIDFVDDSVQGLQGEAIRNILRACGTERYLDTVPPAQEFSSDECYKLRQKYGDTGCSGGESQDDRTLHGLDGILKRIAELPHAKAAERSQLLWDALADVVQDKRQGVVKATYTWTYYSQRSIEFDAAFIRTLKSTPWIPAKDGTLSTPDEVVFEHLDPTWTPNPVLQTALNFRPSELEQFAKAAGFDLGILNILKKSGITSESDLKQRLGLTNEDESSHDDDEHEAGDHNDYQNHEESTQGGDDDGGVGDGAGSNGKQREEEGAGSGGRGGRSSSGGSGSSSGGGMSNSSPNKNAHAGRTEFFSYLKTHPVEVEDDEFSDSETHEQRMRVEAVAIEHILKLEPDLLRTPAGNKGFDLCGTGESGLPNRWIEVKAMVGTLASHPVGMSKAQFEKAMKEKSNFWLYIVENATSEEPRILKIQDPAGNARTFTFDEGWREIAMVSQVNVETGEVKV, from the coding sequence ATGGAGGAGTCTGATTTGGGAGTCCCCGCCACTAACATAGACTACGAAGCGCTCAGTAAGGAGAACTTGATTCGGTACGGAACCGATATCAAGGACACACTTGAGCACATCGTTGGACTGTATTGCGAGCGAACCCACCTGGTTTTCGAGCTTCTCCAAAACGCTGAGGATGCGCTTCGAAAGAGGAATGGAGATGGGTCTCGCTCGGTTCGTTTTGAGCTGAGCCGAGCCGGACTAAAGGTTTCGCACTTCGGGAAACCATTTGATGAGCCCGATGTCCGTGGAATCTGCGGCATTAACAGGAGCACGAAAAAGGAAGAGCTAACCGCTATCGGTCGATTTGGCATCGGATTCAAGTCGGTGTATGCCATCACAGACCAGCCCGAAATTCGGTCTTTGGGTCAGGACTTCGTAATCCGGGACTATGTCCAGCCACATCGCTTGGAACCGCAGCCTCAGCCGCAAGGCGAAACGTCTTTCTGGTTTCCTTTCAAGGGCGACCAGGCTTCCGCCTTCGGTGAAATTGGCGAAGGGCTCCAAAAGCTGGATGCCAAAACCTTGCTCTTCCTCGGCCACGTCGAAGAGGTGGATTGGCGCATCGAAGGTGGCGCAAGCGGCACCTACTGTCGAGAGTCCGTCGAGTTGCAAGACGGATTGAGACGGGTCACTCTCATCGGCACGACGAGCTCAGGCGAAGAACTTTCTGAAGAGCAATGGTACGTGTTCTCTCGACCGGTTGAGTCAGATGGCATCGAGGTTGGAGCAGTAGAGATTGCCTACTCGGTGGATTTGACCGCATCAACAGACGATTTGAAATTGAAGACTGTTTCAGACTCAAGGCTGGCTGCTTTCTTCCCGACTGGTGTCCAAACCAATCTGGGGGTGGTCTTACAAGCTCCGTTTCGAACCACTCCAGCTCGGGACAACGTGCCGCCAAAGGACGCCTGGAACCAGCGTCTTGTCCAAGAAACTGCATCCCTGCTAGTCGAATCGCTCGGTGTCCTTAGAGACTTGAACTTACTCTCGGTTGATGTCCTTTGCGGCATGCCGATTGATGAGGACGACTTCCAACCAGGCTCGATGTTCCGACCACTCTATGATGCGCTAGCCAGCGCTCTCCAAACTCAAGAATTGCTTCCAAAGAATGGTGGAGGTTGGATGCCGAGCTCACAAGCCGCCCTGGCTCGTGGTCAAGAACTTTGTGAACTCCTAGACTCCGCACAGTTGACATCCCTCTTTGAATCGAAGGAGAATTTGGACTGGCTCAGCGACGCCATTACCCTGGACCGAACTCCCGTGCTTCGTAGCTACTTGATGCAAGAGCACAAAATCCGGGAAATCCAGCCTCAGACGTTCGTATCAAGAGTCTCGAAGGAGTTCCTGGAGGACCAATCTGATGAATGGATTTGCAAGCTCTACGAGTTCCTGTCCGGGCAATCCTATCTTTGGAAAACACCTGGGAATCTGAACAAGCCCTGGGTTCGCTTGACTGACGGCACACATGTCGTTGCTTTCACCGGTGAACAGCCCAACGCCTACCTTCCTTCGAAGTCCAGTTCCGGGTTCCAAACAGTGAGTCCCGCTGTTTGTTCCTCCGAAGATGCTCTGAGCTTTCTCAGCAGCAACCTAAAGCTCAGCGAACCTGACCCCGTCGATGATGTCATCAAGAACATCCTGCCCCTTTACGAAGAGGGCATGGAACACGATAATCTCGGCCTCTACCGAGAGCATCTCGAAGCGATAATCGCAGCCTATGGCAATCAAAACACCCGAGAGCGGTTCACTTCGGCACTCAAGACAAAGCACTGGGTCGCATCCATTGACAACGAAGGCAACAAGAACTGGCTGACACCGTTCCAGTGCTATCTGCCCACAGACCGTCTTCGCCAGCTCTTTGAAGGCGTGCCTGACATCGACTTCGTGGATGACTCGGTTCAGGGTTTACAAGGCGAAGCAATCCGAAACATTCTTCGTGCCTGTGGTACGGAGCGATATTTGGACACAGTCCCCCCTGCTCAGGAGTTTTCATCCGATGAATGCTACAAGCTTAGACAGAAGTATGGTGACACCGGATGTTCAGGAGGGGAAAGTCAAGATGACCGCACTCTCCACGGTCTAGATGGAATCCTAAAGCGCATTGCCGAACTTCCACATGCCAAAGCCGCCGAGCGAAGCCAATTGCTCTGGGATGCCCTAGCAGACGTGGTTCAGGACAAGCGCCAGGGCGTGGTGAAGGCAACTTACACCTGGACTTACTACAGCCAGCGGAGTATCGAGTTTGACGCTGCCTTTATCCGCACACTTAAAAGCACTCCGTGGATTCCTGCAAAGGACGGCACACTTTCCACTCCTGATGAAGTGGTGTTCGAGCATCTAGACCCGACTTGGACACCGAATCCTGTCCTTCAAACTGCCCTGAACTTCCGACCATCCGAACTCGAACAATTTGCCAAGGCTGCTGGATTCGACCTCGGCATCCTCAACATTCTGAAGAAAAGCGGCATCACGAGTGAATCCGACTTAAAGCAAAGGCTTGGTCTCACCAACGAAGATGAGTCATCTCATGATGATGATGAACATGAAGCTGGCGACCATAACGATTACCAGAATCACGAAGAAAGCACCCAAGGCGGCGATGATGATGGTGGAGTCGGTGATGGTGCGGGAAGCAATGGCAAACAACGGGAAGAAGAGGGAGCAGGCTCTGGTGGCAGAGGTGGGCGCTCAAGTTCGGGTGGCTCCGGCTCCTCAAGTGGTGGCGGTATGTCCAACTCATCGCCGAACAAGAATGCTCATGCCGGACGAACGGAATTCTTCTCATACTTAAAGACCCATCCGGTCGAGGTTGAGGACGATGAGTTCTCGGACTCTGAGACTCATGAACAACGGATGCGAGTCGAAGCGGTCGCCATCGAACACATCTTGAAACTGGAACCAGATTTGCTACGGACTCCCGCTGGGAACAAAGGGTTTGACCTCTGTGGGACTGGCGAGAGTGGGCTACCCAATCGCTGGATTGAAGTCAAGGCTATGGTCGGAACCCTTGCTAGTCACCCCGTAGGAATGTCGAAGGCGCAGTTTGAGAAGGCGATGAAAGAAAAATCCAACTTCTGGCTCTACATCGTTGAAAACGCCACATCAGAGGAACCAAGAATTTTGAAAATACAAGACCCTGCCGGAAATGCCCGTACCTTCACATTTGATGAAGGATGGAGAGAGATTGCGATGGTGAGCCAAGTCAACGTCGAGACGGGCGAGGTGAAGGTATGA
- a CDS encoding restriction endonuclease subunit S, producing the protein MNRLIKTKRRLIELLNEQKQAIIHRAVTRGLDPSALLKPSGIEWLGDVPAHWSVKPLKRWASMNAQTLTDKTPGDFEFRYLDIGTVGTGRLVREPERMLFEGAPSRAKRIVRSGDTIISTVRTYLKAMYFIESVEEPVIASTGFAVLSPTRAIIPRYLSYLIQSADFINRVTANSIGIAYPAISESRMGCFHLAAPEPSEQLEILAHLDLATEPFDNALSKAQAEIDFIREYRTRLVADVVTGQLDVRHLALPEVEESLIEAIDAGESDDPDEELEAQEVE; encoded by the coding sequence GTGAATCGGCTCATCAAAACCAAGCGGCGGCTCATCGAGTTGCTCAACGAGCAGAAGCAAGCCATCATCCACCGTGCCGTCACCCGAGGTCTCGACCCCTCCGCCCTCCTCAAACCCTCCGGCATCGAATGGCTTGGCGACGTGCCTGCGCACTGGTCCGTGAAGCCCTTGAAGAGGTGGGCATCAATGAACGCCCAGACACTTACGGATAAGACTCCGGGCGATTTTGAGTTTCGATACTTGGATATTGGAACGGTCGGTACGGGGCGTCTTGTGCGTGAGCCCGAGCGAATGCTGTTTGAGGGAGCACCGTCCCGAGCAAAGCGTATCGTGAGAAGCGGAGACACGATAATCTCGACTGTTCGCACCTATCTGAAGGCGATGTACTTCATCGAAAGCGTGGAAGAGCCTGTCATCGCATCCACAGGATTCGCTGTGCTGAGTCCGACCCGAGCCATTATTCCTCGATACCTTTCATATCTCATTCAGTCTGCTGACTTTATCAATCGGGTCACCGCAAATTCCATTGGCATCGCCTATCCTGCGATTTCCGAATCGAGAATGGGCTGCTTTCACCTCGCCGCTCCCGAGCCGAGCGAACAGCTTGAAATCCTTGCTCATCTTGACTTGGCAACTGAACCTTTCGATAACGCACTCTCAAAGGCACAAGCTGAAATCGACTTCATCCGTGAGTACCGAACCCGACTAGTCGCCGACGTGGTGACCGGTCAGCTCGATGTCCGCCACCTTGCCTTGCCCGAAGTCGAAGAATCGCTCATCGAAGCGATTGACGCAGGCGAATCCGACGACCCAGATGAAGAGCTTGAAGCCCAGGAGGTTGAATAG
- a CDS encoding SAM-dependent DNA methyltransferase: MNAQTLGWITNFIWGIADDVLRDVYVRGKYRDVILPMVVIRRLDAVLEPTKQDVLDMKATLDQANIADQYTALRSKSGQAFYNASPFTLRDLQSRAKSQQLRADFEAYLDGFSPNVQEILEKFKFRNQIPTMVDADILGSLIEKFLDRSINLSPNPVMNVDGTERIAALDNHAMGTMFEELIRKFNEENNEEAGEHFTPRDVVKLMADLIFWPVANKIESSTYLVYDAACGTGGMLTVAEERLREIGSAQGKDVSIHLYGQEVNPETYAITKADLLLKGEGDEAENFRLGSTLSQDGFPTREFDFMLSNPPYGKSWKTDLERMGGKADLSDSRFIIDHAGDPEFSLITRSSDGQLMFLVNKLAKMKHNTPLGSRIVEVHNGSALFTGDAGQGESNIRRWILENDWLEAIIALPLNMFYNTGIATYLWVLTNRKPEHRQGKVQLIDATQWFKSLRKNLGKKNCELAPEDIQKVMDSFLAFEENEQSKLFPNEAFGYWKVVVERPLRLHSQFTRKAIECLRFATGDETLRRELYAEFGQRLPSEFASIRAALELRLKVDEPESDSDSDEEETPKKKQAVSEKRRKKLLDAETWKRDQRLHETAKQLSGAIGETLFEDHNEFRRRVDKTLKTLGIKLSQTEKKIILKAVSWREETAARVISKIHKPGTVEADPMHGLFEQVIDGKTCVVEFEPDTDLRDTENVPLLEEGGIEAFINREVLPHVPDAWVDHTKTQIGYEISFTRYFYKPKPMRTLEEIRRDIEALEQETEGLLDEVLVEVET, translated from the coding sequence ATGAACGCACAAACGCTGGGCTGGATTACAAACTTCATTTGGGGCATCGCCGACGATGTGCTGAGGGACGTTTACGTGCGGGGCAAATATCGGGACGTTATCTTGCCAATGGTTGTGATACGCCGCCTTGATGCCGTTTTGGAGCCAACCAAGCAGGACGTCCTTGACATGAAGGCGACTTTAGACCAAGCGAACATCGCCGACCAATATACGGCCCTTCGCAGCAAATCTGGACAAGCGTTCTATAACGCTTCACCCTTCACCCTCCGGGACCTTCAGTCGAGGGCAAAGTCTCAGCAGCTTAGGGCAGACTTCGAAGCCTATCTCGACGGTTTTTCACCGAACGTCCAGGAAATCCTCGAAAAATTCAAGTTCAGAAACCAGATTCCCACGATGGTTGATGCGGACATCCTAGGCAGTCTGATTGAGAAGTTTCTCGACCGCTCCATCAATCTCTCTCCGAACCCAGTGATGAATGTCGATGGAACTGAGCGAATCGCTGCTCTCGACAATCATGCGATGGGCACGATGTTCGAAGAGCTCATTCGCAAGTTCAACGAAGAAAACAACGAAGAGGCAGGAGAGCATTTTACGCCCCGTGATGTGGTCAAGCTTATGGCAGACCTGATATTCTGGCCAGTCGCCAACAAAATTGAGTCGAGCACATATCTGGTCTATGATGCTGCCTGCGGGACAGGGGGGATGCTCACCGTAGCTGAAGAACGGTTGCGTGAGATTGGGAGTGCCCAGGGCAAAGATGTTTCGATTCATCTCTACGGTCAGGAGGTCAACCCGGAAACATATGCCATCACCAAAGCTGACCTACTTTTGAAAGGCGAAGGCGACGAGGCAGAGAATTTTCGATTAGGTTCAACACTGTCCCAGGATGGTTTCCCAACCCGAGAGTTTGACTTCATGCTCTCCAACCCACCCTATGGCAAGAGCTGGAAAACCGACTTAGAACGGATGGGCGGCAAAGCTGACCTGTCGGATTCTCGATTCATCATCGACCACGCTGGTGACCCAGAGTTCAGTCTTATCACCCGTTCAAGTGACGGGCAGCTAATGTTCCTGGTCAACAAGCTCGCCAAGATGAAGCACAACACTCCGCTCGGGAGCAGAATCGTCGAGGTTCATAACGGAAGTGCTCTCTTTACCGGTGACGCAGGGCAGGGCGAGTCGAACATTCGGCGATGGATTCTGGAGAACGACTGGCTGGAGGCAATCATCGCCCTCCCGCTCAATATGTTCTACAACACTGGTATCGCCACGTACCTTTGGGTGCTAACCAACCGAAAGCCCGAACATCGCCAGGGCAAGGTACAGCTCATCGACGCAACCCAATGGTTCAAATCGCTTCGGAAGAACCTCGGCAAGAAGAACTGCGAGCTGGCACCAGAAGACATCCAAAAGGTTATGGACTCTTTCCTCGCTTTTGAGGAAAATGAGCAATCCAAACTATTCCCCAACGAAGCGTTCGGATACTGGAAAGTCGTGGTCGAGCGCCCACTTCGGTTGCACAGCCAATTCACTCGCAAAGCAATCGAATGTCTACGATTTGCGACCGGTGACGAAACGCTTCGGCGTGAGCTGTACGCCGAGTTTGGACAGCGGCTCCCGTCCGAGTTCGCCAGCATTAGAGCTGCACTTGAGCTTCGGCTAAAGGTTGATGAACCCGAAAGCGATAGCGATAGTGACGAAGAAGAGACACCTAAGAAGAAGCAAGCAGTCTCTGAAAAGCGCCGAAAGAAGCTCCTCGACGCCGAAACTTGGAAGCGTGACCAGCGGTTGCACGAAACGGCGAAACAGTTGTCGGGAGCCATCGGGGAGACCCTCTTTGAAGACCACAACGAGTTTCGTCGGCGTGTTGACAAGACACTCAAGACCCTCGGAATCAAGCTCAGCCAGACAGAGAAGAAAATCATCCTGAAGGCGGTGAGTTGGCGGGAAGAAACGGCTGCAAGAGTCATCTCAAAGATTCACAAACCCGGCACTGTGGAAGCTGACCCAATGCATGGACTATTTGAGCAAGTCATCGACGGTAAAACCTGTGTGGTCGAATTCGAACCTGATACCGACCTTCGAGACACCGAGAACGTGCCATTGCTTGAAGAAGGTGGCATCGAAGCGTTCATCAATCGAGAGGTGTTGCCGCACGTCCCAGATGCCTGGGTGGACCACACCAAGACCCAGATAGGTTACGAAATCAGCTTCACTCGGTACTTCTACAAGCCCAAGCCTATGCGGACGCTAGAAGAGATTCGGCGGGACATCGAGGCGCTGGAACAGGAAACCGAAGGATTGCTTGATGAAGTGCTCGTAGAGGTGGAAACGTGA
- a CDS encoding DUF4411 family protein, with product MSHTFYWDNNIMTWLVDRYPIPKLHELVDSQIQNGHLKVCEHVYDEAMGSPAKSWAMQRRDEVLVPMTTEILLVLRDVLEQLPAFVDHAKPKGKDADQYFVATVLAHQRGVGQNLLSGSPVLVTAERNMQGRETRMRIPDACEALGIPCVDFHGWLDLCGYRIDMVRTDGGV from the coding sequence ATGAGCCACACCTTCTACTGGGACAACAACATAATGACATGGCTCGTTGACCGTTATCCCATCCCAAAGCTCCATGAGCTTGTAGATTCCCAGATTCAGAATGGTCACTTAAAGGTGTGTGAGCATGTCTACGATGAAGCGATGGGAAGTCCCGCAAAGTCATGGGCGATGCAGCGTCGGGATGAAGTCCTCGTGCCGATGACGACGGAAATCCTGCTCGTGCTTCGGGATGTATTGGAGCAACTTCCAGCTTTCGTTGACCACGCTAAGCCAAAGGGCAAGGATGCTGACCAATATTTTGTCGCAACTGTATTGGCGCACCAACGTGGAGTCGGGCAGAACCTGTTGTCTGGCTCACCTGTACTTGTAACTGCCGAACGGAACATGCAAGGACGGGAGACCCGAATGCGAATCCCAGATGCGTGCGAAGCACTCGGCATCCCATGCGTTGACTTCCACGGCTGGCTGGACCTCTGCGGCTATCGGATTGACATGGTTCGAACCGATGGAGGAGTCTGA
- a CDS encoding zinc ribbon domain-containing protein: MRFGEWLNLHAFEPVVSVQVFEEVQTLLKKNRSRAPKSDNYAYLLRGLIHCPHCGCTYTNSFAKGGAVHYYECLLAKKRLTKCPVVRINCDSLHQAVLASINQAAQHLTVMSEVIRDSGGWGSASEQVLAERSNLGKRLQVLATQRTHLINALEKGFDVDDRYLANQKEKEVTLKRIANLDSEIEAATKLKPKAADVQAVWLQALELWELTTPEERVELMQSLVERVEIKEKDLAVVKMVSISEMPGQLFGTTIKLGAGVGFEPTTSGL, translated from the coding sequence TTGCGGTTCGGAGAGTGGCTGAACCTCCATGCATTCGAACCCGTTGTGTCCGTTCAAGTATTCGAAGAAGTTCAAACACTCCTCAAGAAGAACCGCAGTCGAGCTCCAAAATCGGATAACTACGCATACCTCCTTCGAGGGCTCATTCACTGCCCACACTGCGGCTGCACTTACACCAATAGCTTTGCGAAGGGCGGAGCCGTCCACTATTACGAGTGTCTGCTCGCCAAGAAGCGGTTGACCAAGTGCCCCGTCGTTCGAATCAACTGTGATTCACTTCATCAGGCTGTTCTGGCGTCCATCAATCAAGCGGCACAGCACTTGACCGTCATGAGCGAAGTCATCCGGGACTCCGGGGGATGGGGGTCGGCTTCCGAGCAAGTTTTGGCTGAACGCTCTAACCTCGGCAAGCGTCTCCAAGTGTTGGCAACCCAACGAACCCATCTCATCAATGCGCTCGAAAAAGGTTTCGACGTTGACGACCGTTACCTAGCGAACCAGAAGGAGAAGGAGGTGACTTTAAAGCGAATCGCCAACCTAGATTCGGAAATCGAAGCAGCTACGAAACTGAAGCCAAAGGCGGCAGATGTGCAGGCCGTGTGGCTGCAAGCGCTTGAACTCTGGGAGTTGACAACACCGGAGGAGCGTGTCGAACTAATGCAGTCACTGGTCGAACGAGTCGAGATAAAAGAAAAAGACCTGGCCGTCGTTAAGATGGTCTCCATCTCAGAAATGCCAGGTCAGTTGTTCGGAACAACTATAAAGTTGGGTGCGGGAGTCGGATTTGAACCAACGACCTCCGGGTTATGA
- a CDS encoding DUF1738 domain-containing protein produces MRGTYQKITDQVIKAIERGDVLPWHKPWKSKSPCNALTGRPYRGINRFILSMSEYTDHRWLTFNQAKSVSGSVKRGERGSTVMLWSDVEDVETGKERLVCRAFTVFNIEQCQGLQLPESKKPQQESLFGVEGAKAIVAGYKDAPEIQVGAKIAAYYPKRDQVVMPHLRDFESPEAFYATLLHELVHSTAHPTRLNRPVFEQQVKFGSESYGAEEVLAEIGAAFLCSEAGIDNITPCTSYVASWLLKALRNDSSYIIRAASQAQRAADWIQGTHHQDDTPTAPTRVKGDLVGV; encoded by the coding sequence ATGCGAGGCACCTATCAGAAAATCACCGACCAAGTAATCAAGGCAATCGAACGTGGCGACGTTCTCCCGTGGCACAAGCCGTGGAAGTCGAAGTCTCCTTGTAATGCACTCACCGGGAGACCTTATCGGGGCATCAACCGCTTCATTCTTTCAATGAGCGAGTACACCGACCACCGATGGCTCACCTTTAATCAGGCAAAGAGTGTATCTGGTTCGGTCAAGCGTGGCGAGCGGGGTTCGACCGTGATGTTATGGTCGGACGTAGAGGATGTGGAAACGGGGAAGGAGCGCTTGGTTTGCCGAGCTTTCACAGTTTTCAATATCGAACAATGCCAAGGACTTCAATTGCCCGAGTCAAAGAAACCACAGCAAGAATCGTTATTCGGGGTTGAGGGAGCGAAAGCCATCGTCGCAGGTTATAAGGACGCTCCTGAAATCCAGGTAGGCGCTAAAATTGCCGCTTACTACCCAAAGCGTGACCAGGTGGTGATGCCGCACTTGCGAGATTTCGAGTCGCCAGAAGCCTTCTATGCGACGCTCCTGCACGAACTGGTTCATAGCACAGCGCATCCGACCCGACTCAATCGCCCGGTGTTTGAACAGCAAGTCAAGTTTGGGTCTGAATCTTACGGAGCTGAGGAAGTTTTGGCTGAAATCGGGGCAGCATTCCTGTGTTCCGAAGCTGGAATCGACAACATCACGCCATGCACCAGCTACGTTGCTTCATGGCTCTTGAAGGCGTTGCGTAACGACTCCTCCTACATTATTCGAGCGGCGTCCCAAGCTCAAAGAGCGGCTGATTGGATTCAAGGGACTCACCATCAAGATGACACGCCAACTGCTCCAACTCGGGTGAAGGGCGATTTAGTCGGAGTGTGA
- a CDS encoding ImmA/IrrE family metallo-endopeptidase, whose translation MSTVVAPITPEVLVWVRRQSHRTEEELAQCAGVPLDKYKEWETGVSKPTLRQIESIANKVKRPSVVFFMASHPEDPADLPDFRTIRNDARADFTPELALEIRRARYLQSRLAEDIAEVIPDWESDLPSFKLSDNPVECAAEIRGLLGVTLDDQRKFKLENRGLREWRNALFEFGVLTYGFRVERSHALGFAIWNTTVPLAGFNLEGFKNQQVFTLFHELAHLCLRQSAVSDLGADRMQSGDDLVRLTEVFCNRFASSFLLPPGQPEVQSLIDRIEADDATDASAIDKLARGFRVSKYVLLHRLLEAGKIPPQHANGVFSGWRSIDEEENELKLQKKKEKAERDKQTGKTIQKSPAAESVTARGEWLARRVLHAFANGKLHSSDAQDLLDINEQQFASLERELSRRKVVEP comes from the coding sequence GTGAGCACGGTCGTTGCGCCAATCACACCCGAGGTTCTCGTTTGGGTTCGACGCCAATCTCACCGCACTGAAGAAGAGCTTGCCCAATGTGCGGGCGTACCGCTTGATAAGTACAAGGAGTGGGAAACCGGCGTCTCCAAACCAACACTGAGGCAGATTGAGAGCATCGCCAATAAGGTCAAGCGCCCATCGGTGGTCTTCTTTATGGCGAGTCACCCTGAAGACCCGGCTGACCTGCCCGATTTCAGAACCATTCGGAACGATGCAAGAGCGGATTTCACACCCGAGCTTGCGCTAGAGATTCGTAGAGCCCGCTACCTGCAATCTAGACTCGCCGAGGATATCGCCGAGGTCATCCCTGATTGGGAATCGGACTTGCCTTCGTTCAAGCTATCGGACAACCCAGTGGAGTGTGCAGCCGAAATCAGAGGTCTCCTCGGCGTTACACTTGATGACCAAAGGAAGTTCAAGCTTGAGAATCGAGGACTTAGGGAATGGCGAAACGCACTCTTCGAATTTGGGGTGCTCACCTACGGGTTTCGGGTCGAACGTTCCCATGCGCTTGGATTTGCTATTTGGAACACGACGGTTCCTCTTGCTGGGTTCAACCTTGAAGGATTCAAGAATCAGCAGGTGTTCACGCTGTTTCACGAGTTGGCTCATCTGTGTCTGCGGCAGTCGGCAGTTTCAGACCTCGGTGCCGATAGGATGCAGAGTGGCGACGACCTGGTTCGTCTCACAGAAGTCTTCTGTAACCGATTTGCCTCGTCTTTTTTGCTGCCCCCTGGGCAACCCGAGGTTCAGTCGCTCATTGACCGGATTGAAGCCGACGACGCAACAGATGCTTCTGCAATTGATAAGCTAGCGAGGGGATTTCGAGTTTCAAAGTATGTTTTGTTGCACAGGTTGCTCGAAGCTGGCAAAATCCCACCACAGCATGCAAACGGTGTGTTCTCTGGATGGAGGAGCATCGACGAGGAAGAGAATGAGCTCAAACTTCAAAAGAAGAAGGAGAAGGCCGAACGAGATAAGCAAACCGGAAAGACTATTCAGAAGTCTCCTGCTGCCGAGTCAGTCACTGCTAGAGGTGAGTGGCTTGCACGGCGAGTTTTACATGCGTTTGCGAACGGAAAGCTACATTCAAGCGATGCACAGGACCTGCTTGATATCAACGAGCAGCAATTTGCGTCACTTGAACGAGAGCTGTCTCGGAGGAAGGTGGTCGAACCATGA